The Juglans microcarpa x Juglans regia isolate MS1-56 chromosome 8S, Jm3101_v1.0, whole genome shotgun sequence genome has a window encoding:
- the LOC121245011 gene encoding probable inactive poly [ADP-ribose] polymerase SRO3, whose amino-acid sequence MAARTTCPTAVERKMAETIRVRVPLHLSSSSPLVTNRCEHQSDCCSALIGTQNESNFGRSGAPVRFMFYRVDSWIDFPNEVLENIRPSFLEGRPMVESFIGGAKYIFDFLRMLQIDLGSGSRWSIAWIDENDKFFFPKVFVSEDLDTTNENGPVENLGVQKIEIGIRIGGERGKRKGVEHELGPNEDETEVSSSKKRDGDSSKRPRLTTADSETSSWPNAKLLSPGEQAYSVISNLFMAGIRKIDRGATITAVHQCTRTGPLERARLEVFQRQNETTQAARGASNTVYAWYGASAKAVAQVLAHGFSVPSKVSGSETYGIGIYFSPVGFPHLSALESESDDDGQKHVVLCRVILGSVERVEAGSQQCHPSSLDFDTGADNPKNPKRYVVWCTNMNRHILPECVVSYKSSDHVSGQLRGSAKYPFSKLFSRMNKFLPSSKVQAATTLYDTYRARKMARDVFVNRLRSIVGDDMLLSIMQEIHASE is encoded by the exons ATGGCTGCGCGAACGACGTGCCCCACAGCCGTAGAGAGGAAGATGGCGGAAActattagggttagggttccGCTGCATCTTTCTTCATCGTCGCCTTTGGTAACCAATCGCTGTGAGCATCAATCGGATTGTTGTTCGGCCCTGATTGGGACACAAAATGAATCCAACTTCGGGCGGAGCGGCGCACCGGTCCGGTTCATGTTCTACCGGGTTGATTCGTGGATCGATTTCCCGAACGAGGTTCTCGAGAATATTCGACCGTCGTTCTTGGAGGGTAGGCCAATGGTCGAATCATTTATTGGAGGGGCCAAGTATATCTTTGATTTTCTTCGCATGTTGCAGATAGATTTGGGGTCAGGTAGTCGGTGGTCTATTGCTTGGATTGACGAAAATGATAAGTTCTTTTTCCCCAAAGTGTTCGTCAGCGAAGATCTGGATACCACTAATGAGAACGGCCCAGTGGAGAATTTGGGAGTTCAGAAAATTGAGATCGGGATTCGAATTGGCGGAGAAAGGGGCAAGAGAAAGGGGGTGGAACATGAATTGGGTCCGAATGAGGACGAGACTGAGGTAAGTTCATCGAAAAAGCGAGACGGGGATTCCTCGAAACGGCCGCGTTTAACGACCGCCGATTCAGAAACATCTAGCTGGCCGAATGCGAAGCTTTTGAGCCCAGGAGAACAAGCTTACTCGGTGATTAGCAATTTGTTCATGGCTGGGATCAGGAAGATCGATCGCGGCGCTACCATTACCGCAGTTCACCAGTGTACGCGCACTGGGCCGTTGGAGAGAGCTCGTCTCGAAGTTTTTCAGAGGCAGAATGAGACCACCCAAGCTGCTCGAGGTGCGTCAAATACCGTGTATGCGTGGTATGGAGCTTCAGCCAAAGCCGTAGCGCAAGTTTTAGCGCATGGGTTTTCGGTGCCAAGCAAGGTTTCAGGGTCGGAAACTTATGGAATTGGTATATACTTCTCTCCTGTGGGCTTCCCCCATTTAAG TGCACTGGAATCGGAGTCTGATGATGATGGGCAAAAGCATGTGGTATTGTGCCGGGTTATATTGGGAAGTGTCGAAAGGGTCGAGGCGGGGTCTCAGCAATGCCATCCTTCTAGTTTGGATTTTGATACAGGTGCAGATAATCCGAAGAATCCTAAACGCTATGTTGTATGGTGCACCAACATGAACAGGCACATCCTACCAGAGTGTGTTGTGAGCTACAAATCTTCTGATCACG TTTCAGGCCAGCTGAGAGGATCGGCGAAGTATCCATTTTCCAAATTATTTTCGAGGATGAATAAGTTCCTCCCTTCCTCAAAAGTTCAGGCAGCCACGACTTTGTATGACACATATAGG GCTCGGAAGATGGCCAGAGATGTTTTTGTGAACCGGTTGCGATCTATTGTGGGGGACGACATGCTGCTATCGATAATGCAGGAGATTCATGCTTCAGAATGA
- the LOC121245013 gene encoding ABC transporter I family member 17-like isoform X1: MSINIYNYMQRMTKEAGEQLLVVFDGDEDRKKFRIRNLTKQSKPAGVPILNGINVDIPEGVILGIIGPSGSGKSTLLRALNRLWEPPLGTVYLDGRDICELDVLALRRKVGMLFQLPALFEGTVADNIRYGPQLIGKRLSDDEVFKLLRLADLDPSFLSKPGGELSVGQAQRVALARTLANEPEVLLLDEPTSALDPISTENIEDVLVNLKKKQGMTVIMVSHSIKQIQRIADIVCLLVNGEIVEVLKPDQLSEAKHPMAQRFLQLSS, from the exons ATGtccataaatatatacaacTACATGCAGAGAATGACGA AGGAGGCTGGCGAGCAACTTCTGGTGGTGTTCGACGGAGATGAAGATCGGAAGAAGTTTCGGATACGTAATCTGACCAAGCAATCGAAACCGGCGGGGGTTCCTATACTGAACGGGATAAACGTGGATATACCAGAGGGAGTGATCCTGGGGATCATAGGGCCAAGCGGGAGTGGGAAATCGACGTTGTTGAGAGCCCTGAACCGGCTGTGGGAGCCACCTCTGGGTACCGTTTATTTGGACGGTCGTGATATTTGCGAACTAGATGTGCTTGCTCTTCGCCGTAAGGTCGGCATGCTCTTCCAGCTTCCTGCTCTCTTCGAAG GCACAGTAGCGGACAACATTCGATATGGACCACAGTTGATAGGAAAAAGGTTGAGTGATGACGAGGTTTTCAAGTTGCTGAGGCTTGCAGACCTTGATCCCTCTTTTCTGAGCAAGCCTGGTGGAGAGCTCTCTGTGGGTCAAGCTCAAAGAGTTGCTCTTGCTAGAACCCTAGCTAATGAACCAGAG GTTTTGTTGCTGGACGAGCCAACAAGTGCGTTGGATCCAATATCGACAGAAAACATAGAGGATGTCCTGGTGAATCTAAAGAAGAAACAGGGAATGACAGTTATAATGGTGTCTCACAGCATCAAACAGATCCAGAGGATTGCCGATATTGTGTGTCTCCTTGTGAATGGTGAGATTGTTGAAGTGTTAAAACCTGATCAACTCTCAGAAGCCAAGCATCCTATGGCACAAAGGTTTCTTCAACTCAGTTCATAA
- the LOC121245013 gene encoding ABC transporter I family member 17-like isoform X2, whose amino-acid sequence MPLQEEAGEQLLVVFDGDEDRKKFRIRNLTKQSKPAGVPILNGINVDIPEGVILGIIGPSGSGKSTLLRALNRLWEPPLGTVYLDGRDICELDVLALRRKVGMLFQLPALFEGTVADNIRYGPQLIGKRLSDDEVFKLLRLADLDPSFLSKPGGELSVGQAQRVALARTLANEPEVLLLDEPTSALDPISTENIEDVLVNLKKKQGMTVIMVSHSIKQIQRIADIVCLLVNGEIVEVLKPDQLSEAKHPMAQRFLQLSS is encoded by the exons atgccTTTACAGG AGGAGGCTGGCGAGCAACTTCTGGTGGTGTTCGACGGAGATGAAGATCGGAAGAAGTTTCGGATACGTAATCTGACCAAGCAATCGAAACCGGCGGGGGTTCCTATACTGAACGGGATAAACGTGGATATACCAGAGGGAGTGATCCTGGGGATCATAGGGCCAAGCGGGAGTGGGAAATCGACGTTGTTGAGAGCCCTGAACCGGCTGTGGGAGCCACCTCTGGGTACCGTTTATTTGGACGGTCGTGATATTTGCGAACTAGATGTGCTTGCTCTTCGCCGTAAGGTCGGCATGCTCTTCCAGCTTCCTGCTCTCTTCGAAG GCACAGTAGCGGACAACATTCGATATGGACCACAGTTGATAGGAAAAAGGTTGAGTGATGACGAGGTTTTCAAGTTGCTGAGGCTTGCAGACCTTGATCCCTCTTTTCTGAGCAAGCCTGGTGGAGAGCTCTCTGTGGGTCAAGCTCAAAGAGTTGCTCTTGCTAGAACCCTAGCTAATGAACCAGAG GTTTTGTTGCTGGACGAGCCAACAAGTGCGTTGGATCCAATATCGACAGAAAACATAGAGGATGTCCTGGTGAATCTAAAGAAGAAACAGGGAATGACAGTTATAATGGTGTCTCACAGCATCAAACAGATCCAGAGGATTGCCGATATTGTGTGTCTCCTTGTGAATGGTGAGATTGTTGAAGTGTTAAAACCTGATCAACTCTCAGAAGCCAAGCATCCTATGGCACAAAGGTTTCTTCAACTCAGTTCATAA
- the LOC121243960 gene encoding sodium transporter HKT1: MEKFACFSRKLGQFCRDSCNKVACFLDLHFHPPLIQLSYFLIVSLLGSLALTVSKPRTTSFRPKFVDVFFTSVSATTTSSMSTVEMEVFSNTQLIIMTILMFVGGEVFISMLGLQFARSKFPKNHQSTHVDQNRASSTAINVNPISQIHNNLNKQNELDLNALPRPESEKPNQNDVEQGIMCLDSLSLEYNSVMALGYVVLGYLLVVILVGSSSVFLYISLDPTARTVLKNKGLDFTTFSVFSVVSSFTNCGFIPTNENVMVFKKNSGLLLLLISQILMGNTLYPPCLLFVIWVLKKTNKRAEFSFILRNYRDMGYSHLLYLPHAALLFMTVFGFISIAIVLFCCMEWNSDAMDDLNSYQKLVGSLNQAVNARHAGESVFDLSSISPAILLLFIVMMYLPPYTTFLPTKYQDQVSSENGKGSPNRRKQLTTFMDCLMLSQLSYLVLFIILICITERQQMKEDPLNFSVLNIILEVISAYGNVGYSTGYSCKRQVKPDSSCADTWYGFVGRWSTKGKIILIIVMLFGKLKKFTMKGGTKAWKLS; this comes from the exons ATGGAGAAGTTTGCATGTTTTTCTAGGAAATTAGGGCAGTTTTGTAGGGATTCATGCAACAAAGTTGCTTGTTTTCTCGACCTCCATTTCCACCCTCCATTGATCCAGCTCAGTTACTTCTTAATTGTCTCTCTGCTCGGTAGTTTGGCTTTAACAGTCTCAAAGCCAAGAACAACCTCGTTTAGACCCAAGTTTGTTGATGTGTTCTTCACGTCCGTCTCTGCTACAACAACTTCAAGCATGTCAACCGTGGAAATGGAGGTATTCTCCAACACCCAACTCATCATTATGACAATCTTAATGTTTGTTGGTGGGGAGGTTTTCATTTCCATGCTTGGACTTCAATTTGCGAGGTCTAAGTTTCCCAAAAACCATCAAAGTACTCATGTTGATCAGAACAGAGCCAGTAGTACAGCTATTAACGTCAACCCTATTTCTCAAATccataataatttaaacaaacaaaacGAACTCGATTTGAATGCCCTTCCTAGACCAGAATCCGAGAAACCTAATCAAAACGATGTTGAACAAGGAATCATGTGCTTGGACAGTCTTAGTCTCGAGTATAACTCTGTTATGGCTTTGGGTTATGTGGTGTTAGGTTATTTATTGGTGGTTATTCTAGTTGGTTCTAGTTCAGTTTTCTTGTACATAAGCCTCGATCCAACTGCAAGAACGGTTCTAAAAAACAAGGGCCTAGATTTTACGACGTTTTCTGTGTTCTCGGTGGTTTCTTCTTTCACAAACTGCGGTTTCATCCCAACAAACGAGAACGTCATGGTTTTCAAGAAGAATTCAGGTCTCCTGCTGCTTCTCATTTCACAAATTCTTATGGGAAACACTTTGTATCCGCCATGCCTGCTATTTGTAATCTGGGTTTTGAAGAAAACCAATAAAAGAGCAGAATTCAGTTTCATACTGAGAAATTACAGAGACATGGGATACAGTCATCTACTCTATCTTCCTCACGCAGCTCTTCTGTTTATGACTGTTTTTGGCTTCATATCGATAGCGATCGTACTATTTTGCTGTATGGAGTGGAACTCGGACGCCATGGATGACCTGAATTCCTATCAGAAACTCGTGGGCTCCTTGAATCAAGCTGTGAACGCGCGGCATGCGGGTGAAAGTGTCTTCGATCTCTCCAGCATCTCTCCAGCAATTCTGCTGCTATTCATCGTCATGAT gTATCTCCCACCATATACTACGTTCCTTCCAACAAAGTATCAGGATCAGGTGTCTTCAGAAAATGGGAAAGGAAGCCCAAATCGAAGGAAGCAGCTGACTACTTTCATGGATTGTCTGATGCTCTCACAACTCTCCTATCTagttctattcatcattctcataTGTATAACTGAGAGACAACAAATGAAGGAAGATCCTCTTAACTTCAGTGTCCTGAACATCATCCTAGAAGTGATAAG TGCATACGGTAACGTTGGGTACTCAACTGGCTATAGCTGCAAACGGCAAGTGAAACCAGATAGCTCCTGCGCAGACACATGGTACGGATTTGTCGGAAGATGGAGTACCAAGGGAAAAATCATTCTCATCATTGTTATGCTCTTTGGAAAGCTTAAAAAATTCACCATGAAAGGTGGTACTAAAGCCTGGAAACTTTCCTAA